The Streptomyces uncialis genomic interval ATCAGCGCCTCGGGACCCAGCGCGACGGCGGCGGCGATCACCACACGCTGGCGCTGACCGCCGGACAGCTCATGGGGGTAGCGGTGCCAGTAGCGTTCGGCGGGGGCCAGCCCGCAGCGTTCCATGGCCGCGACCGCGCGGGCGGTACGGTCCTCGCCGGGGGTGCCGATGCCCTGGATCTCCAGCCCTTCCAGTACCTGCGCACCGACCGTCCGGCGGGGGTTGAGGGACTGATAGGGGTCCTGGAAGATCATCTGGACGCTGCGCCGGAAGGCGCGGTCGGGTGTTCCGTCCAGGGGCCGGCCGCGGAACCGGACCGTGCCGTGGCTGGGCCGCTGAAGGCCCGTCAAGGTCCGGCCGAGGGTGGACTTGCCGCTGCCGGAGGCCCCGACCAGGCCCAGCACCTCACCCTCGTCCCAGGTCAGGTCGACGCCGCTGAGCGCGGTGACGGGGGCGGCGCCCCGGGTGCGGGCGGGAAAGGTGACGCCGAGATCCTCGACGGCGAAGAGGGGCTGGTCGCTCATCGTGCGGCCTCCGGGGCCGGGGCGGGCCACGGCAGGAGGTGGCAGCGCGCGGTGTGGGACTCATGGGGGTGGGCGCGGGCCGTCGGGGCGTCGGCGCGGCAGCGGTCCATTGCCGCGTGGCAGCGCGGGGCGAAGGCGCAGCCCGGTTCGGGGGCGGCGGGGTCGGGCGGGGCGCCGGGGATCGGCGGGGGGAGTTCGCGGGGGCCGCCGACGGCGGGGAACGACGCGAGCAGCCGCTGGGTGTAGGGGTGCTGGGGGGAGCCGTAGACCTGGTCCACGTCCCCGGCCTCGACGACGCGTCCGGCGTACATGACGGCGACGCGGTCGCAGGTCTCGGCGAGGACGGACAGGTCGTGGGTGATCAGCAGGACGGACAGGTCCAATTCCCGGCGGAGTTCGTCGAGCAGGTCGAGGATGCGGCGCTGGGTGATGACGTCCAGGGCGGTGGTCGGTTCGTCGCCGATGATCAGGTCGGGTCCGCAGGCCAGGGCGAGGGCGATCATCAGTCGCTGGCGCTGTCCGCCGGAGAACTCGTGCGGGTAGGAGCGGACCCGGGCCGGGTCGAGCCGGACCTGGTCGAAGAGCTCGTGGACGCGGGCGTCGGCGGCGGCGCGGTCGAGTTCCGGGCGGTGCAGCCGGATGGCCTCGCGTATCTGGTCGCCGACGCGCATGACGGGGTCGAGGGCGTTCATCGCGCCCTGGAACACCATGGAGACGCGCCGCCAGCGCACCGCCCGCATCCCGCGCGGGGACAGGGCGTGCAGGGGGCGCGGTCCGTGCTCGGTGTCGAGCAGGAGTTCGCCCGCGGTGCGGACCAGGGCGTCGGGGAGCAGACCGAGGAGGGCGAGCGCGGTGGTGGTCTTGCCGCAGCCGGACTCGCCCGCGAGGCCGAGGGCCTCGCCGCGGCGCAGATCGAGGTCGACGCCGTCCACGATCCGGGCGGTGGGCAGGTCCTTGCGGGCGACGGTCAGGCCCCGCACGGTGAGCAGCGGGGGGCGGAGGGTCGTGGGGACGGTGTTCATCGGTGCTCTCTGAGGCGGGGGTCAACGCGGCTCTCGATGGCGTGGCCGAGCAGGGAGAACCCGAGGACGACCAGGGTGATGCCGAGTCCGGGGGCGAGGAAGTAGCCCCAGGCCCCGCTGCCCATCGCCCCGGAGTCCTGGGCGGACTGGAGCATGCCGCCCCAGGAGAAGCGGTCGGGGTCCCCGAGGCCGAGGAAGGACAGGGTGGACTCGGTGAGCACCGCGAGCGCGACGTACACGACGGCGTTGGCGAGGACGAGCGGCATCACATTGGGCAGGATCTGGGTGCGGATCACCCGGGCGCGTCCGGCGCCGAGCACGACGGAGCGTTCCACGAAGGCACGGCGTTTGAGGGACATGACCTCGGCGCGGACGATGCGGGAGGTGCCCGCCCAGCCGAAGAGGCCGATGACGAGGATGAGCACGCTGGTGCGGCCGAGCGGGAGGTCCGCGGCGCGGTTGCCGAGGAGGCTCGCGGCGAGCACGGTGACCGGGATCATCGGCAGTACGAGGAACCAGTCGTTGAGGACGCCGAGGGCCCGGTCGACCCAGCCGCCGAAGTATCCGGCGGCGACACCGACGGCGGTGCCGATGACGGAGGACACGAGGGCCGCGGTGAAGCCGACGAGCATGGTGTCCTGGGTGCCGAGTATCAGTTGGGAGAGCAGGTCGCGCCCGTTCTCGTCGGTGCCGAGCCAGTGGCCGGCGGAGGGTCCGGCCATGATGTCCGCGGAGAAGGAGGCGGCGGCCCGGGGGTCCTGTGGTGCCAGCCAGGGAGCGGTGGCGGCGACCAGGGTGAACACGGCGAGCAGTGCGGCGCCCACCGCGCCGCGGCCGTCGCGCAGGACGGCCCGTACGGCGGTGGCGGCGCGGGCGCGGCGGCCCCGGTCACCGTGGCCGAGGAGGCGCCGGGCGGTGGCGCGGTGCTCCTCGTTCGTCGTCAGTGAGGGTTCCATGGTCGTCTCTCCCGTGGGTGTCGTCCCGTTCATGGGCGTCAGTCCCCGATCCGGGGGTCGAGCCGCCCGTAGAGCAGATCGATGGCCAGGTTCATCGCGATCACCAGGACGGACGAGAGCAGGAACAGCCCCTGGAGCATGGGGTAGTCCTTGCCGTGGATGGCCTCCATGGTCAGCTGTCCGATGCCGGGCCAGGAGAACAGTGCCTCGACGGTGATGGCCCCGCCGAGGACGAAGCCGAGGTTGAGGCCGATCACGGTGACGACGGGCAGCATCGCGTTGCGGACGACATGGCGGCGGCGTACGGCGCGGGGGGTGAGGCCGATGGCGCGGGCGGTCAGGACGTAGTCCTCCCGCAGGGTGTCCACGACGGCGCTGCGCATGTTGACGGCGTACTGGGCGAGGAGGCCGAGGGTCAGGGTCGCCACGGGCAGGACGGCGTGCCGGGCGACGTCCGCGGCGTGCGCGAGGCCGGTGGCGGTGGAGCCGGGGGTCGACGCCAGGCCGGTGGGCAGCAGTTGCCACCACTGGGCGAAGACCGCGATGAGCACCATCCCGAGCCAGAAGCTCGGCATGGAGTAGAGGACGACGGAGCCCTGGGTGAGGAGCGTGTCGCGGGCACGGCCGCGTTTCCAGGCGGCGAGCAGTCCGATCCAGGGGCCGAGCAGCGAGGCGAGGACGGTGGCGACCCCCACCACGAGCAGGGTGTTGGGCAGCGCGGTGAGCAGTTCCTCGGTGACGGGGCGGTTGGTGATGAAGGAGGTGCCGAGGTCACCGCCGAGGGTGTCCTTGAGATAGCGGACGAACTGGACCCAGGTGCTCTGGTCGAGTCCGCGCTGCCGGATCAGTGCTTCCTGGGCGGCCTCGGTGAGACTGGGGTTGCGGGCCAGGTCGTGCTTGGGGTCGCCCATGGCCCGGAAGATCACGAAGTTGAGCACGAGGACGAAGGCGAGGGTCCCGAGCGCGGTCAGCAGCCGGCCGGCGAGACGGCGTGGTGTCAGCATCCGTGTGTCCCCCTCACTCGTCGGTCCAGTCGCGGATCTCGGCGGGACGGGCGCCCCGCCGGCGGCCCAGCGCGTAGCCGCCGCAGGCGGTGAGCAGGGCGAGCGCCAGCCAGGCGGGGGCGGGCACGCCGCTGCCGGTGTCGGCCGCGGCGGCCGTGGTGCCGGGCCTGGGGCCCGCGCGCAGGGCGGTGAGCTGGGACCAGTTGGTGCCGAAGGGTGAGCCCTTGCCGGTGCTGGGCGACGGCTGGTGGCCGTGCCAGGTGTCGTTGCGGGTGAGGACGATGTACGCGGAGAACACGGTGGGGATGTAGGGCAGTTCGGTCAGGGCGATGCGTTCCGCGCGGTGCATGGCGGCGACCCGTCCGGGCATCTCGCGGGAGCGCACGGCGTCCAGGGTGGCCTTGTCGTAGCCGGGATCGGAGTAGTACACATCGGCCCACGAGCTGCCGGTGCGCAGTACCTCCAGATTGAGGTCGGGGGTGCCGACGTCGCCGCTCCAGGCCCAGTAGAAGGCGTCGAAGCTGGGGGCGGTGCGGCCCTTGACGCTGCTCGGGTTGTAGATGGCGTTGTTGAGGGCGTCCTCGGTGACCACGGACATGTCGATGGTGATGCCGATCTCCGCGGCCCAGGCGCGGATACGGCGGACGGCGTTCTGGTCCTGGGTGGAGGTGGCGCGGACCATCATCTCGAACTCGGCCTTGGTGCCGTCCTTGACGCAGGGGGTGGTGGCGCAGTCCCAGCCGCCGTCCTTGAGGAGGGCGCGGGCCCTGGCGGGGTCGTGGCGGTAGCCGATCTCCGGGTCCTTCGCGAAGCCCTTGTAGTAGGCGGAGTAGTAGGGCGAGATCAGTCCGTCGGCGGGGAGGTTCTGTCCGGCGTAGATGGTCCGGGAGAGGTTGTCGCGGTCGATGCCCCAGGCGAGGGCGCGGCGGACGGCGGGGTCCTGGACGACGGCGGTGCGGACGTTCTTCGCGGGTCCGGCGCAGTCCCCGGCGCCGCCGGGCGGGCAGGAGTTGAACGCGATCTCGGAGTAGCCGGGGGCCGGGGAGCTCCAGACGGTGATGTCGCGGTCCTTCTTGAGCTTGGCGACCCAGCTGCTGTCGCCGTCGGCGACCATGTCCAGGCTGCCGAGTCTGATGTCCCGCAGCGCGGCCTCACCGGCCTGGTAGTGGACGAGCAGCACCCTGCGCATGGCGGGCCGTTCCCCGCGGAAGGCGGGGTTGGCGGTGAGGACGGTGGTGCCGCCCTTCTTGTACGCGGTGATCCGGAACGGGGCGGTGGTGACCGCGGGCAGCGGCATCCGTATCTTGTCGATCGACTCGACGGGGTATTTCGCGAAGACGTGCGCGGGCAGGACGGGGACGAAGGCCGATTCCAGCCGGGCGTCGGGTGCGGAGAGCGAGAACACGACGGTGAGCGGGTCCGGTGCGGTGACCTTCTTGATGTTCACGACGTAGCCGCGCAGGACGTTGGTCTCGTTGGCGCGGACGGTGTCGAAGGTCCACTTCACATCGGCGCTCGTCAGTGGCCTGCCGTCGGACCAGGTGATGCCGGGGCGCAGCCGGAAGGTCCAGGTGCGGCCGTCGGGTGAGGTGCGGTACGACTCGGCGAGGGAGTTGTCGAGGTCGGGGCGGCCGTCGGCGGTGCGGTAGTTGAGCAGCAGATCGTAGCCGAGCTGGCTGACGGAGTTGGCGAGCGAGTTCTGCTGGCCGAAGGGGTTGACGCTGTCGATCGGCTGGGAGTGGCCGATGCGGTAGTCGCCGTCCGGTGCGGGGGCCCGCTGTCCGGCGGACCCGGTGTCCGTCGCGGGGGCGGGGGTGGCCGCGGGGGCCGCGGTGGCCCCGGTGAGGGCGAGCAGGAGTGCCGCGACGAGTGCCCCGGTGCGGGACAGTGCCCGTCCGGGGCCGGTTCTGGTGCTGCTGGGCATGGTGGCGCGGGCCTTTCTACGGAGCGTCGAGCGGGAGGTGGTCGCGGAACCAGTCCAGGAGCCGCCGGTGGCGGTCGAGACGCCGGTCGAACCGTCCGGTGCCCTGGTAGAGGTGGCCGGACCCGGGGTAGAGCACGTACCGCACGGTCCGGCGCAGGGTGCGCAGGGCCAGGAAGAGCTGTTCGTTGTCGGCGGCGGGGCAGCGCAGGTCGTCCTCGGCCTGGAGCATCAGCAGCGGGGTGCGGATACGGTCGGCGAGCCGCAGGGGGGACGCCTCCCAGAGCCGGTCGGCGCCGTCGGCGGTGAGCGGGTCGCCCATGCCGGAGGCGGTGCCGTAGCCGGGGCCGATGTCGCAGTTGGCCCAGGCGGACACCTGGTTGCTGACGCCGTTCTCGGCGACGGCCGCGGTGAAGCGGTCGCTGGTGGCGATCATCCAGTGGGTGAGGAAGCCGCCGTAGGAGAGTCCGCAGATCCCGAGGCGGCCGGGGACGGAGCGGCCGGTGGCGACGAGGTGGTCGGCGACGGCGTGCACGTCCTCGGCGTCGGCGCGGCCCCACGCACCGTGCAGTCCGGCGACCCAGGCGCTGCCCCGGTCGGTCGAGCCGCGGGGGTTGGGCAGGGCGACCCGGTATCCGGCCGAGGCCAGCAGCAGGGCCTCGATGTTCGGCAGGGTTCCCCACTGGCCGGTGGGTCCGCCGTGCAGGGAGATCACGGTCGGCAGGGGCGCGGCGGCGTCGGCGCCGGGCGGGTGCAGCAGATGGACGGTGACCGGTCCGGCGGGGCCGGGGGCCTCGACGGTCTCCACGGTGGGCAGTCGCCGGCCGTCCAGCCAGCCGGAGCCGGCGGTGGTGAGCCGCCGGGTGCTCCCGTCGCCGTCCAGCGCGTACACCTCGGGGGCGGCGACGGCACCGGGCGGCACCAGGACGGCGGCGGTGAGCCCTCCGTGGCGGGCCAGCGAGGCGACCACGCTGCCCGGTCCGGCGAGCGGACCGCCGGTGACCAGGTCGTAGGGGCGGACGCCGCCCTCCTCGACGACGGCGGTGACCTCGGCCGTGTCCTCGGGTTCGGTCCACCAGTCGTGCAGATCGCTCTCGCCGCCCAGCGCGCCGACCCAGCGGTCCGTGTGCCCGGGGAGCAGGGGGGTGAGAGCGCCGGTGGCCGGGTCGAGGTGGAACGCCTGGGGCGGGTCCTGGTCCCGGGGATCGCGCACGGCGCGGCCGATCAGGGTGAGGGTGCCGTCCGGGCGGACATGGTGGCGGATCACCCCGCCGTCGAGCGCGCCGACCGCTTGTGTTCCCCCGGGTGTCACGGCGTGGACCTGCGGACGGGGTGCGAGGTCCGCGTCCGGTCCGGGGTCGGCGAGGACGTACACCGTGCCGTCGGGGCCGACCCGGGGGCGGGCCACGGAGCGGGGGCCTTCGGTGAGCCGCCGTACCGTGCCGTCGAGGTCCACCCGGTGGACATGGCGGGGGTGCAGCAGCAGCCCCTCGCCGTCCAGCCGCCAGCCCGCCCGTTCCAGGACCCGGCAGGTCGGTTCCGCGTCGGGGCCGGGGTCCCCCGCGGTGGACTGCGCGTCATGCTCCTCGGGCGCGTGCCCGTCCTCGGCGAGGACGGCCAGCCAGCGGCTGTCCGGACCCCAGTCGAGGTCGCGGACCCCGCGGGGGAAGGCGGGCAGCGGCCGGGGTGCGGTGCCCGGCAGCTCCAGGACGTGGGGACGGCCGTCGCGCAGGAACGCGAGGTGGCGTCCGTCGGGCGAGAAGCGCGGTGAGGTGTCGCACCAGGCGCCGTCGGTGAGCTGCCGGGCGGGCCCACCCGCGTGGGGCACCGCCCACAGGCCGATCCGGTCCCGTCCGGCGACGACCGTGCGCAGGGTGAACACGACCAGTCCGCCACCGGCGGCCGGGTGGACCGTGAGAGCGCCGATCGCCGTCTGTCCGGCCAGGTCCCCGGGAGCGATCCCGTCGCGCGGCGGGGTGGAAAGGGACATCGACACGCTCCTTCCCAGTTGTCCGATGTGCGGTCCGGTGTGCGGTCCGGTCCGGTAAGTGGCGCTCAGCTTGCCAGCACATCGATATTCAGACAAGAGACGTCTTGAGATTTACTCAATCAGACATCTACTCTTTGACTCGTGACGGAATCAGACACCCTCGACTCCCTGGACCGGCGGATCGTCGCCGCCCTCCAGATCGACGCCCGGCTGCCTTACGGCACACTCGCCCAGGCACTGGGCGAGGTGGAACGCACGGTCGCGCGCCGCGTCCAGCGCCTCCTGGACTCCGGCGCACTGCGGTTCACCGCCTTCGTGGACGAACTGCGCACCGGCGTGGGGCAGTCGGTGAACCTGCGCGTGGAGGTGGAGCCGGGCAGCGCCGACCGGGTCGCCGGGGCGCTCGCCCAGCGCCGCGACACCCGCTGGGTGGCCGTGGTCACCGGTGACGCGGACGTGTCCTGCGAGCTGGTGGCCGACGGACGCGCGGCACTGCACCGGGTGGTCTCGGAAGAACTGCCGTCCATCCCCGGGGTGCGCAGCACCCGCAGCTTCCCGGTGCTGCGCCATGTGAAGCCCACCACCGCCTGGCACGCCGACCTGCTCACCGCCCCGGAGACCGCCGCGGTGACCTCCGGCGCGGTCGCCGTGTCCGATCAGGGCGGCCGGACCGAATTGCAGCCCACCGACCACCAGCTGATCGAACTGCTGGTGGAGAACGCCCGCTACAGCTGGGTCGAACTCGCCGAACGGCTCGGCGTGGTGCCCGCGACGGTCCGGCGCTGGACCGAACGCCTGCTGAGCGGCGGCGCGGTGGCGCTGCGCGCCGAGATCGAGTCCGCGCTGCTCGGCTACGCGGTCGAGGCGGAACTGTGGATGGAGACGGCGCCCTCCGAGATAGAGCCGGTGACGGCCGCGCTGGCCCCGCACCCCGCGGTCCGGTACTGCGGGGTGGTCGTCGGCAAGCAGGCGGTCAACATCCATGTGGTGCTGCCCGCCATGGACGACCTCTTCGACTTCCAGGTCGGCGTCCTCGGCAGGCTCCCCGGGCTCGTCGGCTGCGAGGCGACCCTGGTGACCCGGGCCCACAAACGCGGATTCGTGGTCAAGTGAGACCCCCCGCCGCCGGGAACCCCGCCGCGCGGGACGCCGCCGCCCGCGGCGCCATGGGCCAGGACACCGCGGACCGGGGCATCGCCGTCCGCGAGGCCGCCACCGAGGACACCGTCGCCCTGCTCACGGACCTGCTGCGGATCGACACGTCCAACCCCGGCGACGGCGGCGGGCCCGGGGAACGCGAGGCCGCGGAGTACGTCGCGGGCAAGCTGGACGAAGCCGGGCTCGCCCCCGCGTATCTGGAGTCCGCCCCCCGGCGCGGCAACGTCGTCCTGCGGATACCGGGCCGGGAACCCGCCCTGCCCGCGCTGCTCGTGCACGGCCATCTCGACGTGGTGCCCGCCGACCCGTCCGAGTGGTCCGTGCCGCCCTTCGCCGGGGAGCACCGGGACGGCGCGGTCTGGGGCCGGGGCGCCATCGACATGAAGGACATGGACGCGATGATGCTCGCCCTCGCCCGTTCCTGGGCGCGGACGGGCAGCCGGCCGCGCCGGGACCTGGTGTTCGCGTGGATGGCCGACGAGGAGGCGGGCAGCGCGCTCGGCTCCCGCCATCTCGTGCGCCACCACCGGGAGCTGTTCGACGGCTGTGCCGAAGCGATCAGCGAGGTCGGCGGCTTCTCGGTGGAGGTCTCGGCCGAGCGCCGTCTCTATCTCGTGGAGACCGCCCAGAAGGGTCTGCACTGGCTGCGGCTGACCGTCGAAGGCCAGGCCGGTCACGGCTCCATGCTGCACACCGACAGCGCGGTCGCCGAGCTGGCCGCCGCGGTGGCCCGGATCGCCGCGCACCGCTGGCCGCTGGTGCTCACCCCCACCACCCGCGCCTTCCTCACCGAGGCCGCGGACGCCTTCGGGGTGCCCTTCGACGCGGACAGCGGTGACCCGGCGCAGGTACTGGAGTGCCTGGGACCACTGGCGCGGTTCATCGGCGCGTCGCTCCACCACACCGCCAACCCGACGCGGCTCACGGCCGGGTACAAGACGAACGTGGTGCCCGGCACCGCGACGGCCGAGGTCGACGGACGGTTCCTGCCCGGTCTGGAGGACGAGTTCGAGCGGACCCTCAAGGAACTCGCGGGGCCCCGGGTCCGTATGGAGACCATCGAACGCGATGTGGCGGTCTCGGCGCCGTTCACCGCCCCGCTGGTGTCGGCGATGTCGCGGGCGCTGCGCGCGGAGGACGAGGGCGCACGAACCGTCCCGTACTGTCTGTCGGCCGGGACCGACAACAAGGCCTTCGCCGCGCTCGGTATCACCGGGTACGGGTTCGTGCCCCGGCGGCTGCCGCCGGACCTGGACTTCTCCGCGCTGTTCCACGGCGTCGACGAGCGGGTTCCCCTATCGGCGCTGGAGTTCGGCGTGAACGTCCTGGACCGGCTGCTCCTCGGCTACTGACCGGGCGGGACCGGGACGGATCACGGGTGAGCGCACGCCGCTCCGCCCGACCGGGTGACGCCGCTCCACCGATGGGGTGAGACCCACAGCGCGCCTGTTTGCCGACGGGCCCCGCGGTCTACATCTGTTCGTGCCCGCCCGTCCGTGGGTCCCCGGGCGGGACGGACGCGGGCCCGTCACCGCCCGGGGGACACGCGGAGGCGCGGAGTGCGACGGACGAACAGCAGGCAGGCGACGGGACGGGGGACGGCCCGCCGCCGATGGGGACACATATCCGGCGGCCTGATACTCACCGTGGCCGGAACGCTGGGCACGGCCGTACCGGCCACCGGCCAGGCCGCGGGACCCACCGCACCCGCACCCGGACCCGTACGCCAGGGAACCGACGAGGACGGACCGGACACCGCCCGGCGGTCCGAGTCCGAGTGCAACCTGTCGACCGGCCCGTACCAGAAGGACGTGGAGAGGCATCTCGGGCTGGTCGTGGACGGCAAGCAGTCCGCCGCCGACTGCGCGGCGATCCAGACGTTCCAGCGCGAGCACGACGTCGTCCCCGCCCAGGGGTACGCGGGCCTGTACACGTACCGCGCGGTGATGTGGCGGCAGGCCCTCGCGGAGGGGGACGCGGTCCGCGGCTGCCCGGACACCTCGGGGGTGGTGGTGTGCATCGACATGAACCGGCAGGTGCTGTGGGTCGAGGACGCGGGGACCATCCTGTTCCGGCCGGTGCCCGCCCGTACCGGTTCGCCGGACTACCCGACGCGCAGCGGGTGGTTCGAGATCTACAAACGCGAGAAGGAGTTCTGGTCGACCCTGTACGACGGCCCGATGCCGTTCGCCCAGTTCTTCGACGGCGGCCAGGCGCTGCACGCCAGCTACCGCAACATCTGGGAGGACCCCGGCTCGCACGGCTGCGTCAATCTCCGCTACGACGACGGCAAGACCCTGTGGGACGTCCTGCGGCTGGGTGACGCGGTGTACGTCTGGGGACGCCGTACCGGGGGCTGACCGGACGGCCGCCCCGGGCTCATCCGGCCATGGACCCGGCGAGCGGCACACCCCTCGTCCCGCCCGCCCCGCCCGGAAGGGCTCCGGAGGGCTCCGGGCGGCGTTCGAGCAGTGGGAGCATCGGGTCCATGACGACGGTGTCCGGTGATTTCACCTTGACCATGGACGAGCTGCGGGTGGTGGCGCGGTACGCGGCCGAGAGCGCTCAGGAAGTCCTCCCGGTGTTCGAGGAGGCCGTTCCCGGTGACCCTCGGCCGCGCGCGGCCCTCGACGCCGCGTGGGAGTTCGTCAACGGCGCGCGAAGGACGAAGCTCCAGCGCGTCACCTCGCTGGACGCGCACCGGGCCGCGAAGGAGGCGGACACCGAGGCGGCACGTCTCGCCGCACGCTGCGCCGGTGACGCCGCGGCCGCCGCGTATCTGCACCCGATCGCGCGGGCCACCCAGGTGGGGCACATCCTGCGCGCCGCCGCGTGTGCCGCGCGCGTCGCCGAGTTGAACGCGGGCGGCGACCCCGCCGTCGGGAACGCACTGATCGAGCAGGCCGGGCGACGCGCCACACCGGTCCTGGTCGACGTGCTGTCCCGGTACCCTCTCGCGCCGACCGGCAAGAACCGCGTCGCGCAGCTCATGAGCACGTTGGACGCGTCACTGCGCGCACCCCGCTGAGCGATCAGCCCTCGCGGCGCGACGTGGTGCGACCCGGCCGGCCGGGAGGGGCCGGGGCGTCGTCCGGGGGTGGGACCTCGTCCGGGGCCGCCACCTCGTCCGGGGGTGGGACCTCGTCCGGGGGCGGGTTCCCGTCCGGGGCCGCAGCCTCGTCCGGGGGTGGGCCGAGGCTGCGGGTGTGCTGGCGGGCTAGCTCGGTGAAGGCGAGGGACGCCGCGCTGCGGTAGGCGTTCTCGCGGCGGAGCAGGGTCGCGGTGCGGGCGGGCAGGGGCGGTTCCAGGGGGACGCGGGTGAGGTCGGGGTGGTCGTGGGTGACCGCGTCGGGCAGGACGGTCGCGAGCGGGGTGTGGCGGACGATCTCGGTGAGCGCCTGCACCGAGTCCGCCTCCATCACGACCCGGGGGCGCACCCGGTGGGCGGTGAGGTAGGCGTCGACATGCGCCCGGGTCGCGTAGTCGGCGCTGAGCAGGATCAGCGGACGTTCCGCCAATTCCCCTACGGGCAACGGCTCCTGGACCGCACCGGGCGCCGGGTTCCGGGTGGCGGTGACGAGGCTGAGCGTCTCGGTGAACAGGGCCGTCGCGGTGATCCCGGGCGGCCGGGGGCCGTGGAAGGCGATACCGAGGTCGAGTTCGTCGGCGAGCAGCCCCGCCTCGATCCGCTCCTGGGTCATCTCCCTCACCTCCAGGGTGATCCCGGGGTGACGGTCGTACAGCGCGGCGGCCAGCGGTCCGGCGAGGTACGCGGTGAAGGTGGGGGTGAGCGCGAGCCGCAGATGGCCGCGTGACAGATCGGCCACGTCCAGCACGGCACGCTCCCCCGCCGCGAGGTCCCGCAGCGCGCGGCGGGCGTGCCCGGCGTAGACCTCCCCGGCGTCGGTGAGGCGGACCGTACGCCCCGAGCGGTCCAGGAGCTGTGCGCCCAGGGTCCGCTCCAGCTGTCTGACCTGCTGGGAGAGCGTGGGCTGGGAGATCCGCAGCTCCTCGGCGGCACGGGTGAAGCTGCCCTGCTCGGCGACGGCCAGCAGATAGCGCAGATGTCGGAGTTCCGGAGCCATTCCCCCAGTGTAGGCGGAGGTATAGATGGCATCGATAGAAGTAATGCCTGATGCGTCTTGGACTCTATAGGCGCAGGTCGTGCATGGTGGATCTCGTCAGCCGCTCAGGCCGACAGACCACGAAAGGAGTGACCATGCACGACCTCACCGAGGGTGTCGCGCGGTTCCAGCGCGATGTCCACCCGGCCAAGGCGGAGCTCTTCGCCCGACTGGCCTCGGACCACCGGCCGAGCACCCTGTTCATCGGTTGCTCCGACGCCCGTGTGGTGCCGGAGCTGATCACCCAGAGCGAGCCGGGTGAGCTGTTCGTCATCCGTACCGCGGG includes:
- a CDS encoding L,D-transpeptidase, whose product is MAGTLGTAVPATGQAAGPTAPAPGPVRQGTDEDGPDTARRSESECNLSTGPYQKDVERHLGLVVDGKQSAADCAAIQTFQREHDVVPAQGYAGLYTYRAVMWRQALAEGDAVRGCPDTSGVVVCIDMNRQVLWVEDAGTILFRPVPARTGSPDYPTRSGWFEIYKREKEFWSTLYDGPMPFAQFFDGGQALHASYRNIWEDPGSHGCVNLRYDDGKTLWDVLRLGDAVYVWGRRTGG
- a CDS encoding putative immunity protein, with product MTTVSGDFTLTMDELRVVARYAAESAQEVLPVFEEAVPGDPRPRAALDAAWEFVNGARRTKLQRVTSLDAHRAAKEADTEAARLAARCAGDAAAAAYLHPIARATQVGHILRAAACAARVAELNAGGDPAVGNALIEQAGRRATPVLVDVLSRYPLAPTGKNRVAQLMSTLDASLRAPR
- the cynR gene encoding transcriptional regulator CynR, with protein sequence MAPELRHLRYLLAVAEQGSFTRAAEELRISQPTLSQQVRQLERTLGAQLLDRSGRTVRLTDAGEVYAGHARRALRDLAAGERAVLDVADLSRGHLRLALTPTFTAYLAGPLAAALYDRHPGITLEVREMTQERIEAGLLADELDLGIAFHGPRPPGITATALFTETLSLVTATRNPAPGAVQEPLPVGELAERPLILLSADYATRAHVDAYLTAHRVRPRVVMEADSVQALTEIVRHTPLATVLPDAVTHDHPDLTRVPLEPPLPARTATLLRRENAYRSAASLAFTELARQHTRSLGPPPDEAAAPDGNPPPDEVPPPDEVAAPDEVPPPDDAPAPPGRPGRTTSRREG
- a CDS encoding Lrp/AsnC family transcriptional regulator yields the protein MTESDTLDSLDRRIVAALQIDARLPYGTLAQALGEVERTVARRVQRLLDSGALRFTAFVDELRTGVGQSVNLRVEVEPGSADRVAGALAQRRDTRWVAVVTGDADVSCELVADGRAALHRVVSEELPSIPGVRSTRSFPVLRHVKPTTAWHADLLTAPETAAVTSGAVAVSDQGGRTELQPTDHQLIELLVENARYSWVELAERLGVVPATVRRWTERLLSGGAVALRAEIESALLGYAVEAELWMETAPSEIEPVTAALAPHPAVRYCGVVVGKQAVNIHVVLPAMDDLFDFQVGVLGRLPGLVGCEATLVTRAHKRGFVVK
- a CDS encoding M20/M25/M40 family metallo-hydrolase codes for the protein MGQDTADRGIAVREAATEDTVALLTDLLRIDTSNPGDGGGPGEREAAEYVAGKLDEAGLAPAYLESAPRRGNVVLRIPGREPALPALLVHGHLDVVPADPSEWSVPPFAGEHRDGAVWGRGAIDMKDMDAMMLALARSWARTGSRPRRDLVFAWMADEEAGSALGSRHLVRHHRELFDGCAEAISEVGGFSVEVSAERRLYLVETAQKGLHWLRLTVEGQAGHGSMLHTDSAVAELAAAVARIAAHRWPLVLTPTTRAFLTEAADAFGVPFDADSGDPAQVLECLGPLARFIGASLHHTANPTRLTAGYKTNVVPGTATAEVDGRFLPGLEDEFERTLKELAGPRVRMETIERDVAVSAPFTAPLVSAMSRALRAEDEGARTVPYCLSAGTDNKAFAALGITGYGFVPRRLPPDLDFSALFHGVDERVPLSALEFGVNVLDRLLLGY